The genomic stretch CATACTAATTTTTATCGGCAATGATAAATTTGTCTATAAAAATTAGTAtgtaattttttcaattttttttctaaaatatataataattaatagtaattatttattaaattatttgaatTAGTTACTCGTAAAAAATACTGGCCAATgattatatgttttaatttacTATGTAaactaaatataataataataataataataataataataatttaatggtTATGCACAgtctaaaatagttttacactgtcaacaaatagaaattaattattctGTTATATCATACCAATCACTTAAAATTTACAATATAATATTGCGAAAAATATGATGTCACTTATTGaccgtgtaaaataattttatagtgtCAATGCATATCCTCTTTtctctaataataatattaataataataataataataataataatattaatatgaatTTTGTATTAAAAGGGAATatgtttcaaatatatattaaatatatgtaaaatatttttatgattgaATTTTAAATGTCAATTTCATTTAACCTAGAAGAAGGACAACATGATAAATATGAAGACAACACAATACGTACACATTCTAGAAATAAAACATTCCAATTTAATTTTATTCCCCATTCTAGTCTCTTCTAAATCTATATCATTAAATATTTTGACTATATGTTTAATTTACCATATTCACAAGAACTAATTACAAAATAAATCCtttaatttagaattttttttaaagagtttTCATTACCTTTTGCGACAACATGCACATGATTTCCACGTTGAAATCACGTGGCAAATAACATCGATTCAAGGCAAATTCATTGCACTGGTTGGCCAGATttggttattttaattattataatttttaatcataactataaatttatgattatttttatgaaCGTTCACTTTCAATCGCAACAAAACAAACACCGTGATTGTAACAGAGAGCACTGATCTAAAATAACGATATATAACTATACAAACACAAAGATTCAATAAaggtttttttgtttcttttctctttctgttatcttttctttcatttcaatCACACTATCTGTTGGAACAACAGACAAAAAGAGAATTCGTGATCATTGATCTCAACACTCTTTTCTGTCGCTTTGACGAAACTCTACTACTTTTTCATAAGCCACCGTTTTTAATTGTAACGTTcctctgttttttatttattcaatatcAACAGAGtcagattttgaatttaaattttggATTTCATAAATATAAATCTGAATTCCGAAGATTTGTTCATTGACTTTTTTTTTGTGATATATGATTCTAGAACGTTAGGTGAGTGAATTAGTTGAATGATTAAAGTTTAATTGGGGATTTTTGCAGGGTGTGATTGATTGAGGGTTGAAAGAGGATGAAGAACTCTGCTTCAGAACAAGTATTTTTCATCGAGAGCGATGAAGAAGGTGAAGAAAGGGAGTTGGGAAGAGATGAAATGGATGGAAATGAATCCGATTATTCCAATGACTCAAATGAAGTACAGAGAAAGCCGAGTTCTTACAGCATGGCTTGGCCTCAAAGTTACAGGTCAGTTACTTCATCTGAAGCACCTACACTTTAGAAAAAATGTGTGTCTGTGTCTGTGTAATATTTATGATTaggtttaatttattcatttttttcaaattattactggcGTGGATGTGTAGTGTTGGTGCCGTGTCTCGTGTCCGTGATGTGTCTATGCTTCATATAAGTTACTTGTGTCCAAATTCACTTCCTAAGTGAGGTGCATCAAGTCTGAAATCTTTGTTCTCATGATGTGATTTCAATTTCAGGCAATCCATTGATCTGTATGGTAGTGTGCCGTCGCCGAATATTGGATTTCTCGGCACTTCGTCGCTCACAGGATTAGGCAGTTCATTTCTTGGTTCATCCTTGACAAGGAGGCACACTGCTGAAATTATACCTCCACTGAAGAAGCCCCTGATACAACCAATAGATGAACAGCAGCGAAAGAGCTCTAAAACATTGATTCATCCTCACCCATCTAGGAAGTCTTCATGGAGGAAGGATCCTTCAAAGATTTCTCATGAAGTTCAAATTCCTAGCCAATGCTCTTTTGGACAAGCTGTGCTTAATGGTAAGTACTAAtaacatataataaaaataaatgaaagtgATTAAATATCAAACATCCAACACGTCTTTAATATGAAGTGTTAATTCAACTCAGCTTCTGAATATGTACCATGTACCGAAGCGAATTGCAAATTAGGTGACTATGAATAGACCTAAATTATAATAAGGTATTAATGTTTTGGATTTCGCAGGCATAAATGCCCTTTGTGGTGTTGGAATCCTTTCGGCCCCTTATGCTCTTCAACAAGGTGGATGGAGTGCACTTGCAATCTTGCTGGTATTTTCAGTATTCTCCTTCTATACTGGCATGCTGTTGCGCTATTGCTTGGATAGTGAACCTGGACTTGAGACATACCCTGACATTGGCCAAGCAGCTTTTGGTACCACTGGACGTGTTATAATTTCGGTGTGTCTGTTTTGCatgttactattattattttccaTCAACTTCATTTAAAACCATTATATCTTATCTCTTAACTTCCTTTACATTTTCAACTTTTCTGTGTTATGCAGATAATATTATACATGGAATTATATGTAAGTacaaatttcttttcttttctgtaTGTATCTAATTGTTATTCAAGAGAGTATCTATTCGGATTTAACAGTTTCGTATCATATATTGTAATTTTTTACATGCAGGCATGTTGCATTGAATACATAATTCTAGAAAGCGACAACTTATCTTCGTTATTTCCAAATGCACACTTGAGTTTGGGTGGAATTGAATTGAATGCACACATTCTATTTGCCCTGTTGACCACATTGGCTATTCTTCCCACCGTTTGGCTCCGGGACCTTCGCATTCTAAGTTACATATCAGGTAAGTAGAAATGCTTTTTATGATTATAACACTGTGATTTAGTTCTGTTTGGCAAGTTAATCTTATATGATTATAAAACTGATCTGTTGTTTATGGTGTACTAGCTTGTGGAGTTGTTGCAACGATTGCCGTGGTTCTGTCCTTGCTGTGGGTTGGCGTGGTAGACGATCTTCCTATGCATACTAAAGGAACAACAacaattaatatttcaacattccCTGTTGCTATTGGCCTCTATGGTTACTGCTTCGCTGGACATGCTGTCTTCCCCAACATATATACAGCTATGGCAAACCGAAATCAATTCCCTGCAGTGCTCTTGACATGGTAACCAAAATCATTCATTTAGTATGACAACATATATTGTCTAAGTAATCAATCTAATATGATATATTTTTTCATGTAGTTTTGCTATTTGTACAACAATGTATTTCACAGTAGCTATTATGGGATACTCACTGTTTGGAGAAAATACACTGTCTCAGTATACTCTTAACATGCCCCGAGAATTAGTTGCCTCCAAAATTGCTCTGTGGACTACGGTATGTCACTATGCTCATCCGGACACGAGAAAAAACAGTTTTTACCTATCTATATATTGAAGAGAAATCGCTAACTTTATTTTTCTTGTGCTTTACTTTGCAGGTGGTTAATCCATTTACCAAATATCCTTTATAAGTGCTAT from Vicia villosa cultivar HV-30 ecotype Madison, WI linkage group LG4, Vvil1.0, whole genome shotgun sequence encodes the following:
- the LOC131600056 gene encoding amino acid transporter AVT1C-like, which produces MKNSASEQVFFIESDEEGEERELGRDEMDGNESDYSNDSNEVQRKPSSYSMAWPQSYRQSIDLYGSVPSPNIGFLGTSSLTGLGSSFLGSSLTRRHTAEIIPPLKKPLIQPIDEQQRKSSKTLIHPHPSRKSSWRKDPSKISHEVQIPSQCSFGQAVLNGINALCGVGILSAPYALQQGGWSALAILLVFSVFSFYTGMLLRYCLDSEPGLETYPDIGQAAFGTTGRVIISIILYMELYACCIEYIILESDNLSSLFPNAHLSLGGIELNAHILFALLTTLAILPTVWLRDLRILSYISACGVVATIAVVLSLLWVGVVDDLPMHTKGTTTINISTFPVAIGLYGYCFAGHAVFPNIYTAMANRNQFPAVLLTCFAICTTMYFTVAIMGYSLFGENTLSQYTLNMPRELVASKIALWTTVVNPFTKYALSLTPVAMSVEELIPPNNPHFQLYSMLIRTALVISTLLVGLSVPFFGLVMSLIGSMLTMFVSLILPSACFLSIRRNRITRSQAALCIAVIVVGLVASGFGSYSAISEIIKELFA